Below is a window of Mucilaginibacter sp. PAMC 26640 DNA.
AATATAATTTGATAGATTTTGAACTCGGTGTAAAAATCACAGGTGCGGGTTTCCCGGTATATAAGGGTAAGGGGGCCAAATTACAGCGCGCCTTAATCGCTTTCTTTTTAGACGAAGCAGAAAAAGCAGGCTACAGCGAGGTAATGCTGCCTTTGTTGGTAAATGAAGCATCCGGTTTTGGAACCGGACAGCTGCCGGATAAAGAAGGGCAGATGTATTTTGTTGGCCAGGATAATTTGTATTTGATCCCGACTGCAGAGGTGCCTATTACCAACCTGTACCGTGATGTGATCTTAAAAGCTGACGAACTTCCGGTACAAAACTGCGGTTACACACCATGCTTTCGCCGCGAGGCCGGGTCTTACGGTGCCCATGTACGTGGCTTAAACCGCCTGCACCAGTTTGATAAAGTGGAACTGGTACAAGTGGTACACCCGGATACCTCATATGATGTATTAGAACAAATGAGCAACCATGTGCAAAGCCTGCTGCAAAAGCTGGGTTTACCATACCGCGTTTTGCGCCTTTGCGGTGGTGATATGAGTTTCACAGCTGCATTAACTTATGATATGGAAACCTGGAGTGCTGCACAAGGCCGTTGGCTGGAAGTATCTTCCGTATCTAACTTTGAAACTTACCAGAGTAACCGCTTAAAACTGCGTTTCCGTAACGCAGAAGGCAAAACACAGTTAGCGCACACGCTGAATGGGAGCGCGTTGGCATTGCCAAGAATAGTGGCTACTTTACTGGAGAATTATCAAACCGAAAAAGGGATCAAGATCCCGGAGGTTTTGGTACCTTATACTAAGTTTGATTGGATTGATTAAACCTACGAATTGGTCATCCTGTAAAACGAAGCATCTAATTAACCTCATGCATTATTCAAATGCTGGTTGGTTAACAGATGCTTCGTTCCTCAGCATGACAGTATGTTTTATGGCGTCATGGCCATTACGAAATTATTAAACAAAAACGGCCGGCATATGCCAGCCGTTTTTGTTTAACCTTTATCATTCCCTACATCCCCTTTCCTATCGCATCATAAACCACATCCAGAATGCGTGGGCGGATATTGAGACTACCGAGCTTACTGCTTACATCCGGGTGTACCCGGTTAGAAAGGAACACATAAACCAAATTGTATTTAGGGTCTACCCATACGCAGGTGCCTGTAAAGCCGGTGTGCCCGTAAGTTTGCGGCGATGCCTTTTCTGACGGGTATTTTCGATCGGGGATAGGGTCCCATCTGTCGAATCCTAAACCACGGCGGCTAATTGCCGACTGCTTAGTAGTAAACAGATCAACCGTTTCGGGTTTGATATATTGAACGCCACCGTAACTGCCACGGTTCAGCATCATCTGGTAAAGTATCGCTACATCGTTAGCGCTGGCAAACAGACCGGCATGCCCGGCAACACCACCCATCAGGGCCGCAGTGGGGTCATGCACGTAGCCGTCAATCAGTGTATGGCGATCAGCTCTGTCGTTTTCAGTTGGTGGGATCCTGTTCAGAGGGAAGCGGTTCAGGGGCAAAAAGCCGGCTGTTTGCATGCCCAACGGATCGTAAAAATTCTTTTGAACATAGTTATTAAGCGGCGTTGCCGTGATGGCCTCCGTAATCTGCTGCATAAAAAGCATCCCCACATCGCTGTACACATACTGGCCGCGCGTTTTGATAGGAGAGTTAAGCATATCCCTCCACATCACATCTTCAAAATAATTCTTCCTCAGGTAGTAATTATCGTTCACCTTGGTTGGGTAAGCGGCTGATGAATCCACGCTGTAGTCAGCAGGTTTAATTTTACCGAAGGTTTGAATATCCGGAATAAGGCCAGACTGGTGTTGTAGCAACTCGCGAACGGTCAGTGTATTTTTATTTGATTTCCGAGCCATGGGGATATAAGTACCGATGGTGGAATCAAGCGCCAGTTTACCCTGGTCATACAACTGCATGCTCTCCATAGTGGTGGCTGAGATCTTGGTCATGGAGGCCAGGTCAAAGATATCGCTGATCTTGTCGGGGATCTGGTTATCATAGGCATGATAACCGTATGCCTTATTAAAGATCACCTTACCATCTTTAATAACCAAAACCACGCAACCCGGCGTAGCACGATTGCTGATCGCCTCTTTGGCAATAGCGTCGATCCCGTTCAGATTGTCCGCCTTGATGCCTGCATCTTCAGGCACGGTATACTGCAACCGGGTTTTAACGGTTATGAAGCCAGTACCGCTTGCGAATTTCGGTGAATAGGTTTTGTTTAATTTCTGCGTGATGGCCACACCGCCGAATAAAGCCTGAGCAATAAATAATGGCGCGACTGGTGACAGCCTCGTCGACCAGATTATCGGTGCGGTAATATCGTTTAGTTTGGCCAGCCCGGCTCCCGACCCAGCAAAACAAACTACCAGGTTCTTCATCTTCTGATTATTGGTAATGAAGCTGATGATCTGCGGATTATTTACGTCTACATCGGTAAGCTGTACAATAAGTGTATTGTAGAACCTGGTATCCATGGTCAGCATGTCCGGTGTCTTCGAGCCCAGATATTCGTTACCGTTAAAGGATGACACTTTGGTGTATTTATTCAGCAGGCTATCAAAACCGCCAGCATAATTATTAGCAAAATGAATACTGGCTAGATTTGCACCATCCAGATTTTGCAGGGGGATAACCTGTTTCTCATTATTTAGAAGAACTGTATTGAGTTCTACGGTTTTTTCCTCCTGAACATAGCCGCTTCCGCTAAACGGTGGGTTTTGTGCGCAGGCTGAATTGAATAAACTAAAACCCGACAAGAGCAGAAAATATATGTTCCGCTTATTTATTCTGATAAACCTTAACACCATTTATATATGTCTTTACTACTTTAACATTGGGCAATTCGCTGCCATCCACCTTCATAATATCTTTATCCAGTATTACAAAATCGGCATATTTGCCCACTTCAATACTGCCCTTTTCTTTTTCCTCAAAATTTGCTTTAGCCGCCCACGTGGTCATCCCTCTTAAAGCTTCCACCCTGGTTAGCGCATTCTCCATCTGGAAACCGGCAGAAGGCCAGCCTTTCAAATCCTTGCGGATAGTTGCGGCATAAAAAGTATACATCGGGTTAATGTTTTCTACCGGGAAATCCGTCCCCAGCGGGATCCATCCGTTTTGTTTCATCAGGCTTTTATAAGCATAGGCGGTTTTAAGCCGATTTTGCCCTAACCGTTTAATAGCCCATGCCATATCGGATGTTGCATGGGTGGGCTGCACCGACGGAATAATGTTGTCATCGCCAAAATACTTTACATCCTCGGGGGATACGACCTGCGCATGCTCTATCCGCCAGCGTTTATCATTCTTGCCTTTCAAAGCGGCTGCATATATTTTCAGAATCGTACGGTTAGCTGAATCACCAATAGCATGGGTACACATCTGGAAACCTTTAGCTGCTATTTTTTTGGCTACTTCTTCAAAATGGGCTTTGCTGCTCAGTAAAAACCCATTCCATTTAGCCGAGTCGGCATAAGGTTTTAAAAGGCAGGCTCCTCTTGATCCGAGTGCACCATCGGCATAAACCTTAAATGACCTTACATTTAAACCGGGGGTTTTGTAGGCGCCGCGTTTAAAAAGGTATTCATAATTTTCTTCCTTATCAGCCAGCATTACATACATGCGCATTTTTAAATCGCCTTTGTGCTGCAGGGCGGCAATAGTACTAACCATTTGGTAAGGCAGGCCGCAATCGTCAACCGTAGTTAAACCAACTGCAACGCAATTTTTTTGGGCACCCAGCAAAGCCGCCTGTACCACCTGCTCGGTTGGTTCGGGGATCTTACGGGTTACTATTCCAACCGCGTTATCCACCAGTATGCCGGTAAGCTTGCCGTTCTTAGTTTCTATAGTACCGCCAATAATTGTTTGCCCGGGCTTAATACCTGCAATGTTCAATGCAGCCTGGTTTACAATGGCGGCATGCCCGTCTACCCTACTTAAAATTACGGGGCGCATCGGGAACAGAGAATCGAGTTTTGCTTTATTGGGGAATTCTTTATTTGCCCAAATATTTTGGTCCCAGCCATTACCGATGATCCAGCCTTCGGTATTGGTGCGCGAAAAAGAATTTACCGTATCTAAAACGGCCTGCCAGCTTCTACTGCCTACCAGTTTAACCTCCTGCAGACCCATACCATATTCATAAAAATGCGCGTGGGCATCTATAAAACCCGGGTAAACCGGTTTGCCGCCTGCATCGATAGTTTCCCGGGCGAAGTATTTCCGTTCTAGCGTATCGGCTTTGCCTACTGCTATGATCTTTCCGTTGCTGATAACAAAGGCATCGGCTGTTGAAAAAGTACTATCGACTGTATAAACGAGGGCATTTTTAACAAGGGTGTCGGCATTATATTCTTTTTGCCTGCAGGCTGCGAAAAGTACAAATAACAGGGGCCATAGTTTCTTCATATAATAACAGGTGGATGTAAATATGATAACGTAAATACTATATACAAGTATTCAAAGGTAAAGTTATGCAATCAAATAATTAATTTAGCATCGAAAATGATCCCGCTGAAACCGGGAGAAGGGAAATACTGATAAATGCCAGATATAATACAGCTTTTACCAGATTCGGTAGCCAACCAGATCGCCGCAGGCGAAGTGGTGCAAAGGCCCGCATCGGCAGTAAAAGAATTGATAGAGAATGCGATAGATGCCGGGGCAGATAAGATTCAGCTGATATTAAAAGATGCGGGCAAAAGCCTGATCCAGGTTATTGATAACGGCTGCGGCATGAGCCTTACTGATGCACGCATGTGCTTTGAACGCCACGCCACTTCAAAAATCCGCAAGGCGGAAGACCTTTTTGCGATCCGTACCATGGGTTTCCGCGGCGAAGCAATGGCTTCAATAGCAGCAATTGCGCAGGTGGAACTAAAAAGCCGACGCCATGAAGATGAATTGGGTACCTGTATTTGTATTGAGGGCAGTGAGGTAATTACACAGGAGCCATGCAGTGCTAACACCGGTACATCCATCTCCATTAAGAATCTTTTTTACAATACGCCGGCCCGCCGCAACTTCTTAAAGAGTAACCCGGTAGAGATGCGCCATATTATTGACGAATTTCAGCGCGTGGCTTTGGCCAACCCCCAGGTTTTTTTAACCATGCATCATGACGGGCAGGAAGTTTATCACCTGCCCTCGGCTTCGCTGAAGCAGCGCATTATCCATTTACTGGGGAACAATTACAACCAGCGACTAGTGCCTGTAGAAGAAGACACCACGATCATCCGGCTTAACGGCTATGTAGGCAAACCCGAATTTGCCCGTAAAACCCGTGGCGAGCAGTTTTTTTTTGTAAACAACCGCTTTATTAAGGATGCCTATTTAAACCATGCGGTGCTGACGGCTTTTGAAGAACTATTACCGGACGAAAGCTATCCCCTGTATGTTTTATTTATAGATATCGACCCTTCCAAGATTGATATCAACGTGCATCCTACCAAAACGGAGATCAAGTACCAGGACGAAAAGGCTATTTATGCCATTATTCGCTCGGCTGTAAAACGTTCGCTCGGGAAATATAACATTACACCCACCTTAGATTTCGACCAGGAAAACAGCATTGGCCACCTTATTACGCAAAAACCTTTTGAGGAAATTATCCAGCCAACGATTGCCTTTAACCCGGACTTTAATCCCTTCGCGGCAGAAAAACGACCTGAACGTGAATATCCGTCATACATGCGCAGTGCCAGCGATCACCGTACCGCTATCCCTAAAAATTGGGATACGCTTTACGAGATAGCCAAAAAAGAAGAAACGCTGCAACATGAAATGCATAATACCCCAATTGCGGCAATCAACGAAACTGAGATTAGCAAAGGTGGTGAAAAACAATTTTTTCAGGTACATAACCGGTTTATCCTGTCGCAGATCAAATCGGGCTTTATGCTGATTAACCAGCAAAGCGCTCATGAGCGCATTTTATATGAGCGTTACCTGGTTCAGCTGGAGAACCATAGCGGGGTGAGTCAGCAAAGTTTATTTCCGCAATCGGTAACACTAAACAGTGCCGATTATGAGTTATTGAGAGAGCTTTTGCCTGATATCCGCGCGCTGGGATTTGATATCCGCGAATTTGGCAAAAACACCGTGGTAGTAGACGGTGTGCCCGCCGACATCACCAATGCCAACGAACACGAATTACTGGAACAATTGCTGGAAGGCTTTAAAAACAACCTGGCTATTTTAAAGTTAGATAAGCGTGATAATCTGGCCCGGTCGCTCGCGCGTAATGCCGCTATCAAAACCGGCACTAAATTATCTATGGAAGAGATGAACCAATTAATAGACCAGCTTTTTGCCTGCCAAATGCCAAATTTAGCCCTTAATGGCAAGCCTGTAATTACTACCTTTACATTAAACGAATTAGCCGAGCGCTTTGACAAATAAATAAAGCTTAAAATACACGATAACTAAACATGCAATCACCATTTGCCAACTTAACACCGGTTGTAAAAAACCTGATAATTATAAATGTTATTTTTTTCATTGCAACTTACGCGCTTGGTCAATACATAGATCTGGGAAAATATTTAGCAGCTTACTACCCGACAAATCCGCTATTTAAGCCTTGGCAACCTATTACGTATATGTTCATGCATGCTGGCTTTACTCACTTGCTCTTTAACATGTTTGCCGTATTCATGTTCGGCCCGCTATTGGAGCAATTGATGGGTTCAAAAAAATTCTTCAACTACTATTTTATTACAGGACTCGGGGCATTTGCATTATATATGATTGTGCAAGCAATTCAAATACATGCAATTACCGGTAGCTTTACAGTGCCTAATCCGATGATAGATAGCTCTTATTTTCAATATGGGGGAGGCCAGGCGCAAGCAGAAAAGCTCTATGGCTTATTCAATGGCCCCATGGTTGGTGCTTCGGGCGCAGTATTTGGTATCCTGGTTGGATTCGGCCTGCTATTTCCGGATCTGGAAATGATGATAATTTTTATTCCGGTTCCGATCAAAGCTAAATATTATGCATTGGGTTATGTTGTACTGGAGCTATTTTCGGGCGTACGGCAAGCATCCGGTGATAATGTAGCCCACTTTGCACATTTGGGTGGAGCGCTCATCGGCTTTATTTTAATTAAGATTTGGGGGCTCAAAAAAACAAACAATTTTTACTAGCAATTGGTAGTTATCGTATTATAAACTAGCTATATGAACACGCTTTGGAAAGATATTCAATACAAAATGTTACGGTCGGGTAATAAACTTACACTGCTGATCGGCATTAACGTTGTTGTTTTTTTAGCGATAAACATTCCGGCTGTTATTGAACAGCTTTTTTCCGGCTTCGGCAATAGCGTTATCTCCTCTTTGGCCAGCGATTATCTTTTACTGCCAGCATACCTCCCCAAACTGCTTTATCGTTTCTGGACACCCATCACCTACATGTTTATGCATGCGGGTGTGTTCCATATCTTGTTCAATATGCTTTGGCTGTACTGGATGGGCCAAATATTTGAAGAATATTTGGGCAACAAACGCACCATTGGTCTTTATTTACTTGGCGGCCTTACCGGCGGGCTCTTATTTGTAGCTGCATACAACCTTATCCCGGCTTTTACTGCTGTTAATGCTGCGCAGGGTGGCGTAATAGTTGGCGCTTCGGCAAGTGTTATGGCTGTTATTATCGCTACTGCTACCTTTCTTCCCGACTACACGATTTCAATGATGTTCATTGGCCCGGTTAAACTGAAATGGATAGCGGTATTTTACATCGTTATAGATTTTTTAGGCATCGCCGGCGGAAACGCTGGTGGTGAAATTGCTCACCTTGGCGGGGCGTTGTTCGGGTTTGTATATATCAAACAACTGCAAAAAGGGAATGATTGGATAGGCGGCATCACCAAATTGTTTGCACCTAAACCCAAGTTAAAGGTGGTTAACTTTGAAAACAGTTCTCAAAAAAAATCATCCAATAAACCCCGGCAGGAAGATATTGATCGTATCTTAGACAAGATTTCCGTTTCGGGATACGATAGCCTGAACAAGCAGGAAAAAGAAATTTTGTTCAGAGCAAGTAATGAAGGATAAAAAAAAGTTAGGCTTTTTTGGAAAACTTATTCTATGGTTTAATTATGGGTTCTGCCTGGCATTGCTCATCAGTTACCTTGCTCCTTACATTGATCCGAGAAAGGCTTGGTTAATTGCCTTCTTTGGCCTTGCCTACCCACCGCTTTTGTTGTTCAACTTAATTTTAGCTGGATATTGGTTGCTCCGCGGCCGCTTACACTTTTTACTTTCGGCATTAAGCATTGCCATTGGCTACCAGGTCTTGTTCAATAACATTGGCTTTCGCAGCCAAACTGATATTGCCAAACCCACGCAGCCGAACGCCCTTCGTATTATGACCTACAATGTACATGACTTTAAGCGGTATGGGGCCGGCAATGATATTTCTACCAAGCACGAGATCTTGGAACTCATTGCCCAAAACAAACCGGATATCATCGGCATCCAGGAATTTTACACCCGCAAACGCGGCCAGTATGCAATGATCGATTCTATCAAAAAGATCTTGAACAGTGAGTTTTATTATTTTGAACCCTTCGAGGTAAATTACGATCAGGCTTCGGGAATGGCGGTTTTTTCCAAATACCCTATTTTCAATTTCGGGATGGTACAGCTTTCCGGCAAAACCACCGGCAACCAATGCCTGTTTGTAGATATTCAGAAAGGTGATCAAAAAATAAGACTTTACAGCATGCACCTGCAGTCGATAAAATTTGAACCGGAGGATTATAGATATCTGGGCGAGGTATCCAAAAAAGGCAAAACCGATATGACAGCCACCAAGCGACTCGGCAGTAAACTTAAAATTGCTTTTTTAAAACGTGCCGAACAGGTTTTTACTGTAAAAGCCCACGCGCGGGAATGCCCTTATCCTTATATTTATTCTGGTGATTTTAATGATACACCTGCGTCCTTTGCAGTTACACAGATGTCTGCCGGGATGAAAAATACTTTCCGGGTAAAGGGTTCAGGCCTGGGGCGTACTTACAATGGCGATTTCCCTAATTACCAGATAGATTATATTATGACCAGCCCGCAGTTTGAAGTTCTGAACTACGAGATCATTAAAAAGAAACTTTCCGACCATTATCCGGTCTGGGCAG
It encodes the following:
- a CDS encoding rhomboid family intramembrane serine protease — its product is MNTLWKDIQYKMLRSGNKLTLLIGINVVVFLAINIPAVIEQLFSGFGNSVISSLASDYLLLPAYLPKLLYRFWTPITYMFMHAGVFHILFNMLWLYWMGQIFEEYLGNKRTIGLYLLGGLTGGLLFVAAYNLIPAFTAVNAAQGGVIVGASASVMAVIIATATFLPDYTISMMFIGPVKLKWIAVFYIVIDFLGIAGGNAGGEIAHLGGALFGFVYIKQLQKGNDWIGGITKLFAPKPKLKVVNFENSSQKKSSNKPRQEDIDRILDKISVSGYDSLNKQEKEILFRASNEG
- a CDS encoding amidohydrolase, with translation MKKLWPLLFVLFAACRQKEYNADTLVKNALVYTVDSTFSTADAFVISNGKIIAVGKADTLERKYFARETIDAGGKPVYPGFIDAHAHFYEYGMGLQEVKLVGSRSWQAVLDTVNSFSRTNTEGWIIGNGWDQNIWANKEFPNKAKLDSLFPMRPVILSRVDGHAAIVNQAALNIAGIKPGQTIIGGTIETKNGKLTGILVDNAVGIVTRKIPEPTEQVVQAALLGAQKNCVAVGLTTVDDCGLPYQMVSTIAALQHKGDLKMRMYVMLADKEENYEYLFKRGAYKTPGLNVRSFKVYADGALGSRGACLLKPYADSAKWNGFLLSSKAHFEEVAKKIAAKGFQMCTHAIGDSANRTILKIYAAALKGKNDKRWRIEHAQVVSPEDVKYFGDDNIIPSVQPTHATSDMAWAIKRLGQNRLKTAYAYKSLMKQNGWIPLGTDFPVENINPMYTFYAATIRKDLKGWPSAGFQMENALTRVEALRGMTTWAAKANFEEKEKGSIEVGKYADFVILDKDIMKVDGSELPNVKVVKTYINGVKVYQNK
- a CDS encoding DNA mismatch repair protein MutL, whose product is MPDIIQLLPDSVANQIAAGEVVQRPASAVKELIENAIDAGADKIQLILKDAGKSLIQVIDNGCGMSLTDARMCFERHATSKIRKAEDLFAIRTMGFRGEAMASIAAIAQVELKSRRHEDELGTCICIEGSEVITQEPCSANTGTSISIKNLFYNTPARRNFLKSNPVEMRHIIDEFQRVALANPQVFLTMHHDGQEVYHLPSASLKQRIIHLLGNNYNQRLVPVEEDTTIIRLNGYVGKPEFARKTRGEQFFFVNNRFIKDAYLNHAVLTAFEELLPDESYPLYVLFIDIDPSKIDINVHPTKTEIKYQDEKAIYAIIRSAVKRSLGKYNITPTLDFDQENSIGHLITQKPFEEIIQPTIAFNPDFNPFAAEKRPEREYPSYMRSASDHRTAIPKNWDTLYEIAKKEETLQHEMHNTPIAAINETEISKGGEKQFFQVHNRFILSQIKSGFMLINQQSAHERILYERYLVQLENHSGVSQQSLFPQSVTLNSADYELLRELLPDIRALGFDIREFGKNTVVVDGVPADITNANEHELLEQLLEGFKNNLAILKLDKRDNLARSLARNAAIKTGTKLSMEEMNQLIDQLFACQMPNLALNGKPVITTFTLNELAERFDK
- a CDS encoding serine--tRNA ligase, translating into MLQVSYIRDNREQVLERLAVKNFKQPELIDEVIGLDEKRRQTQNQLDTVSSQSNTAAKQIGELMRTGKKDEANAIKANTGKWKEEGKQLAEQLSAIEQELQDKIILLPNLPHSSVPKGITPEENEVVLENGSIPELHAGALPHWELATKYNLIDFELGVKITGAGFPVYKGKGAKLQRALIAFFLDEAEKAGYSEVMLPLLVNEASGFGTGQLPDKEGQMYFVGQDNLYLIPTAEVPITNLYRDVILKADELPVQNCGYTPCFRREAGSYGAHVRGLNRLHQFDKVELVQVVHPDTSYDVLEQMSNHVQSLLQKLGLPYRVLRLCGGDMSFTAALTYDMETWSAAQGRWLEVSSVSNFETYQSNRLKLRFRNAEGKTQLAHTLNGSALALPRIVATLLENYQTEKGIKIPEVLVPYTKFDWID
- a CDS encoding rhomboid family intramembrane serine protease, translating into MQSPFANLTPVVKNLIIINVIFFIATYALGQYIDLGKYLAAYYPTNPLFKPWQPITYMFMHAGFTHLLFNMFAVFMFGPLLEQLMGSKKFFNYYFITGLGAFALYMIVQAIQIHAITGSFTVPNPMIDSSYFQYGGGQAQAEKLYGLFNGPMVGASGAVFGILVGFGLLFPDLEMMIIFIPVPIKAKYYALGYVVLELFSGVRQASGDNVAHFAHLGGALIGFILIKIWGLKKTNNFY
- a CDS encoding beta-N-acetylglucosaminidase, which gives rise to MVLRFIRINKRNIYFLLLSGFSLFNSACAQNPPFSGSGYVQEEKTVELNTVLLNNEKQVIPLQNLDGANLASIHFANNYAGGFDSLLNKYTKVSSFNGNEYLGSKTPDMLTMDTRFYNTLIVQLTDVDVNNPQIISFITNNQKMKNLVVCFAGSGAGLAKLNDITAPIIWSTRLSPVAPLFIAQALFGGVAITQKLNKTYSPKFASGTGFITVKTRLQYTVPEDAGIKADNLNGIDAIAKEAISNRATPGCVVLVIKDGKVIFNKAYGYHAYDNQIPDKISDIFDLASMTKISATTMESMQLYDQGKLALDSTIGTYIPMARKSNKNTLTVRELLQHQSGLIPDIQTFGKIKPADYSVDSSAAYPTKVNDNYYLRKNYFEDVMWRDMLNSPIKTRGQYVYSDVGMLFMQQITEAITATPLNNYVQKNFYDPLGMQTAGFLPLNRFPLNRIPPTENDRADRHTLIDGYVHDPTAALMGGVAGHAGLFASANDVAILYQMMLNRGSYGGVQYIKPETVDLFTTKQSAISRRGLGFDRWDPIPDRKYPSEKASPQTYGHTGFTGTCVWVDPKYNLVYVFLSNRVHPDVSSKLGSLNIRPRILDVVYDAIGKGM